A genomic segment from Variovorax paradoxus B4 encodes:
- a CDS encoding FadR/GntR family transcriptional regulator, with protein MALKLIPPSSAAMSKIGQPPAEKPYQRLAANIHELVKQGEFLVGHRLPSERALAERFDVSRTSVREAIIALELQGVVEVRGGSGIYICQPQDAPTQLPMAQETGAGPFELLRARCLIESEIASLAATTRKDADLDKMFGALATMREQMHDKEANEAADRMYHLHIAESTGNSVLLQTVTNLWDQAKGPIWTQIEQHFHSPALRLQSQDDHQRIFAAIVSGDADAARLAMRAHLERVIGEFAQSWR; from the coding sequence ATGGCACTCAAGCTCATCCCTCCCTCCTCCGCAGCGATGTCGAAAATCGGCCAACCTCCGGCGGAGAAGCCGTACCAGCGCCTGGCTGCCAATATTCATGAATTGGTCAAACAGGGTGAGTTTTTGGTCGGCCATCGGCTGCCATCCGAAAGGGCGCTGGCGGAGCGCTTCGACGTCAGCCGCACCTCGGTGCGCGAGGCCATCATTGCGCTGGAGCTGCAGGGCGTGGTCGAGGTGCGCGGTGGCTCGGGCATCTACATCTGCCAGCCGCAGGACGCGCCCACGCAGCTGCCGATGGCCCAGGAAACCGGCGCCGGCCCCTTCGAGCTGCTGCGCGCGCGCTGCCTGATCGAGTCCGAGATCGCCTCGCTGGCGGCCACCACGCGCAAGGACGCCGACCTCGACAAGATGTTCGGCGCGCTCGCCACCATGCGCGAGCAGATGCACGACAAGGAAGCCAACGAGGCGGCCGACCGCATGTACCACCTGCACATTGCCGAATCCACCGGCAACAGCGTGCTGCTGCAGACGGTGACGAACCTCTGGGACCAAGCCAAGGGCCCGATCTGGACCCAGATCGAGCAGCACTTCCATTCGCCCGCACTGCGCCTCCAGTCGCAGGACGACCACCAGCGCATCTTCGCCGCGATCGTTTCGGGCGATGCCGATGCCGCGCGGCTGGCCATGCGGGCGCACCTGGAACGCGTGATCGGCGAATTCGCCCAGAGCTGGCGCTAG